From a single Actinomyces viscosus genomic region:
- the dapF gene encoding diaminopimelate epimerase, which produces MPHSTGLRGRELIKGHATLNDFLMLVDPSCEVAVSGADIAAVCDRHRGIGADGFVRVVRTTALPGAGAFAAAVPEAEWFMDYYNADGSVAEMCGNATRLFVHVLDSEGLRPIADGESVTIGTRGGARTITRLGDLWTVDMGPARLTRPRQAQDEGWDTTVVVPGLTGERAALSVEMPNPHTVVALGEESELEAALFAGLTDSAAPVVYDPLPEAGTNLELVVPLGEETDPGTQVPVGIARMRVLERGVGETLSCGTGCCAVAVALHAWTGPGAPEDYRLLVPGGEIGVHVGADPLAEDSTVLLTGPATITGRVTVA; this is translated from the coding sequence ATGCCGCACTCGACAGGTCTTCGTGGTCGTGAGCTCATCAAGGGCCACGCGACCCTCAACGACTTCCTCATGCTGGTCGATCCCAGCTGCGAGGTCGCCGTCAGCGGCGCCGACATCGCAGCGGTCTGCGACCGCCACCGCGGCATCGGCGCCGACGGTTTCGTGCGCGTCGTGCGAACCACCGCCCTGCCCGGAGCCGGGGCCTTCGCCGCGGCCGTGCCCGAGGCTGAGTGGTTCATGGACTACTACAACGCCGACGGCTCCGTGGCCGAGATGTGCGGCAATGCCACCCGCCTGTTCGTCCACGTCCTGGACAGTGAGGGGCTGCGTCCCATCGCCGACGGCGAGTCCGTCACGATCGGCACGCGCGGCGGGGCGCGCACCATCACCCGCCTGGGGGACCTGTGGACCGTGGACATGGGGCCGGCCCGCCTCACCCGCCCCCGCCAGGCTCAGGACGAGGGCTGGGACACGACCGTCGTCGTCCCCGGACTGACGGGCGAGCGCGCCGCACTGAGCGTCGAGATGCCCAACCCCCACACCGTCGTCGCCCTGGGCGAGGAGAGCGAGCTCGAGGCGGCCCTCTTCGCCGGGCTCACCGACTCCGCCGCCCCGGTCGTCTACGACCCCCTCCCCGAGGCCGGGACCAACCTCGAGCTGGTCGTGCCGCTGGGGGAGGAGACCGACCCCGGCACCCAGGTGCCGGTCGGCATCGCCCGCATGCGCGTCCTGGAGCGCGGGGTGGGGGAGACGCTCTCCTGCGGAACGGGCTGCTGCGCCGTCGCCGTCGCCCTGCACGCATGGACCGGCCCGGGCGCCCCTGAGGACTACCGGCTGCTCGTGCCCGGCGGGGAGATCGGGGTGCACGTGGGCGCCGACCCCCTGGCCGAGGACAGCACCGTGCTGCTGACCGGACCGGCCACCATCACCGGACGGGTCACCGTCGCCTGA
- a CDS encoding type III secretion system chaperone family protein, translated as MPRLQRLTDFIARLLGKEWDVRALDHQRSDRQGRPGNRQTSPTSGQSGDQYGSRQTHRDEPPATSSDSPLPGDSAGSAGSADSHDSADSVAPSDRSTGTARASVSAQISDVSRTWSSGSPRSDERPSGGGDVLDRAQGPEPTDETTEALTLARIESMLTGPMEYNVQLADDREHPCLLGTWDSFPFVIEIPEGHDGWLLVSGDWEEAAPASQRDEIAASVNDWNRDKFFPTVGVVDTPIGPLVRATYLTDLSAGVTDAQLRLHLDTALSACTQALSLVGPLLPEI; from the coding sequence ATGCCGCGACTGCAACGCCTCACCGACTTCATCGCACGGCTCCTGGGCAAGGAGTGGGACGTGCGGGCACTGGACCATCAGCGCAGCGACCGGCAAGGCAGACCGGGCAACCGTCAGACGAGCCCGACGAGCGGCCAGTCCGGCGACCAGTACGGCAGCCGACAGACTCACCGGGACGAGCCCCCGGCCACCTCATCGGACTCGCCGCTCCCCGGGGACTCCGCGGGCTCTGCGGGTTCGGCGGACTCACACGACTCCGCCGACTCCGTCGCCCCGTCGGATCGGTCAACGGGGACGGCCCGGGCGAGCGTCTCGGCGCAGATCTCCGACGTCTCGCGCACCTGGTCGAGCGGATCGCCTCGCTCGGACGAGCGCCCCTCCGGGGGAGGCGACGTCCTCGACCGCGCTCAAGGGCCGGAGCCGACCGATGAGACGACCGAGGCGCTCACCCTGGCAAGGATCGAGTCCATGCTCACCGGCCCCATGGAGTACAACGTCCAGCTGGCCGACGACCGCGAGCACCCCTGCCTCCTGGGCACCTGGGACTCCTTCCCCTTCGTCATCGAGATCCCCGAGGGCCACGACGGCTGGCTCCTGGTCTCCGGGGACTGGGAGGAGGCGGCCCCCGCCTCCCAGCGCGACGAGATCGCCGCCAGTGTCAACGACTGGAACCGGGACAAGTTCTTCCCCACCGTCGGCGTCGTCGACACCCCCATCGGACCGCTGGTGCGGGCCACCTACCTCACCGACCTGTCCGCCGGGGTCACCGACGCCCAGCTGCGCCTCCACCTCGACACGGCGCTGTCCGCCTGCACCCAGGCGCTCAGCCTCGTGGGTCCCCTCCTTCCGGAGATCTGA
- a CDS encoding YbjN domain-containing protein, producing MPASDASSAAAATVPRPVDVDRIHECVKRLGLRYFIDDEGDIGIPWRYVTVHAIFQDTRAVQMRGIWHRIADTEHLTQLRALVEDWNTTRIGPKAYLTVADGGVVRLHGEYTYPLEAGMTDRQLEDFVFGGCRLIVALMHEAEEQFPDELRGSLEP from the coding sequence CCGCCACGGTCCCCAGGCCCGTGGACGTCGACCGTATCCACGAGTGCGTCAAGCGCCTGGGGCTGCGCTACTTCATCGACGACGAGGGCGACATCGGCATCCCGTGGCGCTACGTCACCGTCCACGCCATCTTCCAGGACACCCGAGCGGTTCAGATGCGCGGCATCTGGCACCGCATCGCCGACACCGAGCACCTGACCCAGCTGCGCGCCCTGGTCGAGGACTGGAACACCACCCGCATCGGCCCCAAGGCCTACCTCACCGTCGCCGACGGCGGCGTGGTGCGTCTTCACGGCGAGTACACCTACCCCCTCGAGGCGGGGATGACGGACCGGCAGCTCGAGGACTTCGTCTTCGGCGGATGCCGGCTCATCGTCGCCCTCATGCACGAGGCCGAGGAGCAGTTCCCCGACGAGCTGCGCGGAAGCCTGGAGCCCTGA
- the miaA gene encoding tRNA (adenosine(37)-N6)-dimethylallyltransferase MiaA gives MSPTAQSTPRFPRVAVVGPTATGKSDLALNLADQMRASGPARRAEIINADASLLYRGMDIGTAKPGPAERARVPHHQIDVLTVRDTASVAAFQRSARSDIDAVESRGHLTIIAGGSGLYVRALTDGLDFPGTDPDVRTCLTRRAEQEGTASLHTELARLDPVAANRIEASNTRRIVRALEVIEITGRPFSASLPRYEDVVPTVHIALRCERRLLDTRINARARAMFERGLVEEAEALIDQGLRQGRTAPRAIGYAQALAVIDGTMSVPEAIASTALATRQLASRQIKWFRRDPRVHWVDVALTEDGHCTDAERSRVTRQAWEHVLASHGVA, from the coding sequence GTGAGCCCCACGGCCCAGAGCACCCCCCGGTTCCCGCGAGTCGCCGTGGTGGGCCCCACCGCCACCGGCAAGTCCGACCTCGCCCTCAATCTTGCCGATCAGATGCGGGCCAGCGGCCCGGCCCGGCGAGCCGAGATCATCAACGCCGACGCCTCACTGCTCTACCGGGGCATGGACATCGGCACCGCCAAGCCCGGCCCGGCCGAGCGCGCCCGCGTCCCCCACCACCAGATCGACGTCCTCACCGTCAGGGACACAGCCAGTGTGGCCGCCTTCCAGCGCTCGGCCCGCAGCGACATCGACGCCGTCGAGTCCCGAGGGCACCTGACGATCATCGCCGGAGGCTCCGGCCTCTACGTGCGCGCCCTGACCGACGGACTCGACTTCCCCGGCACCGACCCGGACGTGCGCACTTGCCTGACCCGGCGCGCCGAGCAGGAGGGCACCGCCTCCCTCCACACCGAGCTCGCCCGGCTCGACCCCGTCGCGGCCAATCGGATCGAGGCCTCCAACACCCGCCGGATCGTGCGGGCCCTGGAGGTCATCGAGATCACCGGACGTCCCTTCTCCGCCTCCCTGCCGCGCTACGAGGACGTGGTCCCCACCGTCCACATCGCCCTGCGCTGCGAGCGCCGGCTCCTGGACACCCGCATCAACGCCCGCGCCCGCGCCATGTTCGAGCGCGGCCTGGTGGAGGAGGCCGAGGCCCTCATCGACCAGGGTCTCAGGCAGGGGCGGACCGCCCCGCGCGCCATCGGCTACGCCCAGGCGCTCGCGGTTATCGACGGGACCATGAGCGTGCCCGAGGCCATCGCCTCCACCGCCCTGGCCACCCGCCAGCTCGCCTCCCGCCAGATCAAGTGGTTCCGCCGCGACCCGCGAGTGCACTGGGTCGACGTCGCCCTCACCGAGGACGGGCACTGCACCGACGCTGAGCGCTCCCGGGTGACCAGGCAGGCATGGGAGCACGTTCTCGCATCCCACGGCGTCGCTTAG